One genomic segment of Brevibacillus laterosporus LMG 15441 includes these proteins:
- the spoVAC gene encoding stage V sporulation protein AC, whose amino-acid sequence MATKQKQKQGFKLQMNKQVYQEQAQKYEPKRNILLNCFRAFWVGGAICLLGQIIQNLYIAFMHLDAEKAAGPTSITLIFISVLLTGFGIYDNIGQYAGAGSAVPITGFANSMSSAAIEHRSEGYVLGVAGNMFKLAGAVIVYGVTAAFIFGMLRVILNMFY is encoded by the coding sequence ATGGCAACAAAGCAAAAACAAAAACAGGGCTTTAAACTACAAATGAATAAGCAAGTCTATCAGGAGCAAGCTCAAAAATATGAGCCCAAACGAAATATTTTGCTAAACTGCTTTCGTGCTTTCTGGGTAGGTGGAGCAATTTGTTTGCTAGGGCAAATCATTCAGAATCTCTATATCGCTTTCATGCATCTGGACGCAGAAAAGGCTGCCGGACCAACCTCCATTACTCTTATTTTTATCTCTGTTTTATTAACTGGATTTGGTATTTATGACAATATCGGTCAATATGCCGGGGCTGGTTCAGCAGTTCCCATTACAGGTTTTGCTAATTCTATGTCATCTGCTGCCATTGAACATCGCAGTGAAGGCTATGTGCTTGGTGTAGCTGGCAACATGTTTAAACTGGCAGGTGCTGTTATCGTTTATGGAGTTACAGCAGCTTTTATTTTTGGAATGCTGCGAGTGATATTAAATATGTTCTACTAA
- the spoVAD gene encoding stage V sporulation protein AD — translation MSTATKGKNRVSQQTWRFNEDVRIQGSAVVVGPKEAEGPLKDLFDKSYDDMYAGQDSWEKAEKKLMEDAITFAIKKANLKKNQIDQIIAGDLLNQNITVSFTAEKMQFPTLGMYGACSSSMLTLSTATALVNARYSNYIVAACSSHNATAERQFRYPTEYGGQKPPHSQVTVTGAGAAVVGIGGKGPRITYSTVGKVIDMGITDPFAMGAAMAPAAVSTIATHFIDTGRSPSDYDLIVTGDLGSVGYAICKDMLAKEGYNVEGVYNDCGLMIYPLDEEVFAGASGCASSASVTYSYIMKQLQSGELKKVLVCATGALLSPTSTQQGNSIPCIAHAVAFEGGE, via the coding sequence GTGAGTACGGCAACGAAAGGTAAAAATAGAGTTAGTCAGCAAACGTGGAGATTCAACGAGGATGTTCGGATTCAGGGAAGTGCGGTGGTTGTAGGGCCTAAGGAAGCAGAAGGACCACTAAAAGATTTATTTGATAAAAGTTATGACGATATGTACGCAGGTCAGGATTCCTGGGAAAAAGCCGAAAAAAAGCTAATGGAGGACGCCATTACTTTTGCAATTAAGAAAGCTAATTTGAAAAAAAATCAAATCGATCAGATTATCGCAGGTGATCTGCTTAATCAAAATATCACCGTTAGCTTTACGGCTGAAAAAATGCAATTTCCTACACTTGGCATGTACGGGGCATGTTCCTCCTCGATGCTGACACTCTCAACCGCTACGGCCCTAGTCAATGCAAGATATTCTAACTATATAGTAGCCGCGTGCAGCAGCCATAACGCAACAGCCGAACGGCAATTCCGTTATCCGACTGAATATGGTGGACAAAAGCCTCCTCATTCACAAGTTACAGTTACCGGAGCAGGCGCAGCAGTTGTAGGGATAGGGGGAAAGGGACCTAGGATCACCTATTCTACAGTCGGCAAAGTAATAGATATGGGAATTACAGACCCTTTTGCAATGGGAGCCGCGATGGCGCCTGCCGCTGTTTCTACGATCGCCACTCATTTTATTGATACGGGACGTAGCCCATCTGATTATGATCTCATTGTCACAGGAGATTTGGGGAGCGTGGGCTATGCCATTTGCAAAGATATGCTAGCGAAAGAAGGCTATAACGTTGAAGGTGTGTACAATGACTGCGGCCTTATGATTTATCCACTTGACGAGGAAGTGTTTGCAGGGGCGAGTGGATGCGCCTCAAGTGCCAGCGTAACCTACAGCTATATTATGAAGCAGCTTCAATCTGGCGAATTGAAAAAGGTGCTTGTGTGCGCAACCGGTGCATTACTTAGTCCCACCAGTACACAACAGGGAAATTCAATCCCGTGTATCGCTCACGCAGTAGCATTTGAAGGAGGAGAGTAA
- the spoVAE gene encoding stage V sporulation protein AE, whose translation MEYLIAFIIGGIICVVGQIMLDVAKITPAHVMVTLVVSGVVLDFIGIYDGFIKFAGAGATVPIISFGHSLYHGALQELNQTGAIGVASGMFEVPAAGITAAIAFSFLASLVFKPKG comes from the coding sequence GTGGAATACCTTATTGCCTTTATCATAGGAGGTATAATCTGTGTGGTTGGGCAGATCATGTTAGATGTAGCTAAAATAACACCTGCCCATGTCATGGTTACATTAGTAGTCTCAGGTGTGGTGCTTGATTTTATTGGAATCTACGATGGTTTTATTAAATTTGCAGGTGCAGGTGCTACTGTGCCAATTATCAGCTTTGGACATTCACTGTACCACGGTGCCTTACAGGAGTTAAATCAAACCGGTGCCATTGGAGTAGCGAGCGGGATGTTTGAGGTACCAGCGGCTGGTATTACTGCGGCCATTGCTTTTAGTTTTCTTGCTTCTCTGGTGTTCAAACCAAAAGGATAA
- a CDS encoding stage V sporulation protein AE, with protein MNQARRRVIIITDGDHIAQRVIEEVARQIGGRCISLSAGNPTLLSGEQMVTLIKQTPYDPVLVMFDDNGNYGFGRGERAICFVAKHPDIEVLGAVAVASNTKWVTGTKVKYSVTKQGIVVEDAVDKDGVVHKELQHRIYGDTVDILNACDITHIIGIGDIGKMDGRDHINKGCPITKKAIEWIMERSGYRVGG; from the coding sequence ATGAATCAGGCTCGACGCCGCGTTATCATCATCACAGACGGTGACCACATCGCTCAGAGGGTAATAGAAGAAGTAGCCCGACAAATCGGGGGAAGATGCATTTCATTATCCGCGGGAAATCCAACACTACTGTCAGGAGAGCAGATGGTAACCCTTATTAAGCAGACACCTTATGATCCGGTGCTAGTAATGTTTGATGACAATGGGAATTACGGTTTTGGACGTGGAGAAAGGGCTATTTGTTTTGTGGCGAAGCATCCAGACATTGAAGTGTTAGGGGCAGTAGCAGTTGCCTCCAATACGAAATGGGTAACAGGTACTAAAGTGAAATATTCGGTTACGAAACAAGGAATAGTGGTGGAGGATGCTGTCGACAAGGATGGGGTTGTCCATAAGGAACTTCAGCATCGAATTTACGGCGATACAGTTGATATTCTAAATGCATGTGATATTACCCACATAATTGGGATTGGCGACATCGGAAAAATGGACGGCAGGGACCACATTAATAAAGGCTGTCCGATTACTAAAAAAGCAATCGAGTGGATTATGGAAAGGAGTGGATATCGTGTCGGAGGATAA
- a CDS encoding spore germination protein produces MSEDKQDKQPIVSSLEENRAFLDDKLGVGTTFDIGVHDIKVGRTRVSLYYINGFADSTIVTLILQDLNNVKERETSEDGWKIFYQKYVPFFQISKIKTCNEFMDKVLVGQIGMLIDGEDTALMIDAKIYLTRTPEEPDTERVVRGAHDGFTESLVSNTSLTRRRIRDERLRFEIMQVGERSKTDVAIAYLADVANPQLVEKLKSKIQEIQIDGIPMSEKTVEEFIIGKSFNPFPMVRYTERPDVAAIHLLEGHVLIYVDTSPSVIITPATYFHHVQHAEEYRQTPVVGAYLRWVRFLGIIASLLLPPLWLLLVMHTEYIPPHLEFLGVKNQGSIPIMIQFLLAELGLDLMRMAAVHTPAPLSIAMGLIAAILIGEIAIKVGLFSPEVILYLAVAAIGTYATPSYELSMANRLVRLLLLVTTGLFGLQGYMFGCAFVLLVLAMTRSIDTPYLWPLIPFNYEGFKEIVLRKAVPYQEKRPKIVRSQNPDRQ; encoded by the coding sequence GTGTCGGAGGATAAACAGGACAAGCAGCCTATAGTCTCTAGCCTTGAAGAAAATAGGGCGTTTCTTGATGACAAGCTAGGGGTAGGCACAACGTTTGATATTGGCGTCCATGATATAAAAGTAGGTCGTACCCGAGTTAGTCTGTATTATATTAATGGCTTTGCGGATAGCACAATCGTAACGTTAATTTTACAAGACCTCAATAATGTAAAAGAACGGGAAACGAGCGAGGATGGCTGGAAAATATTTTATCAGAAATATGTCCCTTTCTTTCAAATATCCAAGATAAAAACGTGTAATGAATTCATGGATAAAGTTTTGGTTGGTCAAATCGGGATGCTGATTGATGGTGAGGATACAGCTCTGATGATCGATGCAAAAATTTATTTGACTCGTACACCAGAGGAACCAGATACTGAACGCGTTGTACGAGGAGCTCATGATGGTTTTACAGAAAGTCTAGTTTCCAATACCTCGCTTACTCGGCGCCGTATACGTGATGAGCGTTTGCGTTTTGAAATTATGCAGGTCGGGGAACGCTCGAAAACAGATGTTGCGATCGCTTATCTGGCAGATGTTGCTAATCCGCAGTTAGTGGAAAAATTAAAATCAAAGATTCAGGAGATCCAAATCGATGGAATTCCCATGTCAGAGAAAACCGTTGAAGAGTTTATTATTGGAAAATCGTTTAATCCATTCCCTATGGTACGTTATACAGAACGTCCGGACGTAGCGGCCATTCATTTGCTTGAGGGACATGTCCTAATTTATGTAGATACATCACCGAGTGTCATCATCACTCCTGCTACCTACTTTCATCATGTACAGCATGCGGAGGAATACAGGCAAACACCAGTTGTTGGAGCATATCTACGCTGGGTACGTTTTCTAGGGATTATTGCCTCTTTACTGTTACCGCCCTTATGGCTGCTATTAGTGATGCATACGGAGTATATCCCTCCTCATCTGGAATTTCTCGGTGTGAAGAATCAAGGTTCTATTCCCATCATGATACAGTTTTTATTAGCTGAGCTTGGACTCGATTTAATGAGGATGGCAGCGGTCCATACTCCTGCACCGCTTTCTATTGCAATGGGACTGATTGCAGCTATTTTAATTGGGGAGATTGCCATCAAGGTAGGCCTGTTCTCGCCAGAAGTAATCTTGTATCTAGCTGTTGCGGCAATTGGAACCTATGCAACTCCAAGCTATGAACTCAGCATGGCCAACCGGCTGGTCCGGTTACTATTACTGGTAACTACTGGACTTTTTGGATTGCAAGGCTATATGTTTGGCTGTGCCTTTGTTTTACTTGTCCTTGCGATGACCAGATCGATTGATACCCCTTATTTGTGGCCATTAATTCCGTTTAATTATGAGGGATTTAAGGAAATTGTACTACGCAAGGCTGTGCCATATCAGGAGAAACGGCCGAAAATTGTTCGTTCCCAAAATCCAGACAGACAATAG
- the lysA gene encoding diaminopimelate decarboxylase produces the protein MFLHGTSRINEKGHLEIGGCDTTKLVEQYQTPLYVYDETLIREKCRAFVEAFQQSGFAFQVAYASKAFCTMAMCKLIEEEGLSLDVVSAGELYTALAAGFPAERIHFHGNNKTMQELIMALEANIGCFVADNFYELEMLHDLAKERGLTANVLLRLTPGVEAHTHEYISTGQQDSKFGFDMISNQAMKAIEVAQESQALHLLGIHCHIGSQIFETDGFLLAIQRLTEFLADVRQELGFTCQVFNVGGGFGIRYVEGDTPLVAKDYIEAIANSVRTEFIKHNLPFPEIWIEPGRSIIGDAGTTLYTIGATKEIPNVRKYVAIDGGMTDNLRPALYQAKYEACVANRLHEPATELVSIAGKCCESGDMLIWDICLSAHQPGDILAVSSTGAYGYAMANNYNRITRPAVVFVKDGEAELVVQRESLMDLIRNDRLYTKVSL, from the coding sequence ATGTTTTTGCATGGCACAAGTCGCATCAATGAAAAAGGGCATCTTGAAATTGGGGGATGTGATACTACCAAACTAGTAGAGCAATATCAGACTCCATTGTACGTCTATGATGAAACATTAATTCGGGAAAAGTGCCGTGCTTTTGTAGAGGCCTTTCAGCAAAGCGGGTTTGCCTTCCAAGTAGCCTATGCCAGTAAAGCTTTTTGTACGATGGCAATGTGCAAGTTGATAGAAGAGGAAGGATTATCTCTGGATGTAGTTTCTGCTGGAGAATTATATACGGCATTGGCAGCAGGGTTTCCGGCAGAACGAATTCATTTCCACGGGAATAATAAAACCATGCAGGAATTAATTATGGCTCTAGAAGCCAATATTGGCTGTTTCGTGGCAGATAATTTTTATGAATTAGAGATGCTGCATGACCTTGCCAAAGAACGTGGATTGACAGCTAATGTGTTGTTGCGTCTTACACCAGGCGTAGAAGCACACACACATGAATATATATCCACTGGACAGCAGGACTCCAAATTTGGATTTGATATGATAAGCAATCAAGCGATGAAGGCGATTGAAGTAGCGCAGGAAAGCCAAGCTTTGCATTTACTTGGTATCCATTGTCATATAGGGTCGCAGATTTTTGAAACGGATGGTTTTTTATTAGCTATTCAGCGGCTGACGGAATTTTTAGCAGATGTTAGACAGGAGTTAGGCTTTACCTGTCAGGTATTTAATGTCGGAGGCGGTTTTGGTATTCGCTATGTGGAAGGAGATACACCCCTTGTAGCAAAAGATTATATTGAAGCAATTGCAAATAGCGTTCGTACAGAATTTATCAAGCATAACCTGCCCTTCCCAGAAATTTGGATTGAACCTGGACGAAGCATTATTGGAGATGCTGGGACAACCTTGTATACCATTGGGGCAACGAAGGAAATTCCTAATGTCCGAAAATATGTTGCAATTGATGGGGGAATGACTGATAACCTGCGTCCGGCTTTGTATCAGGCTAAATATGAGGCCTGTGTCGCTAATCGCTTACATGAGCCTGCTACAGAATTGGTTTCGATAGCAGGTAAATGCTGTGAATCAGGAGATATGCTAATCTGGGACATTTGTCTATCCGCACATCAGCCAGGAGATATTTTAGCAGTTTCTAGTACCGGTGCTTATGGATATGCAATGGCAAATAACTATAATCGAATCACCCGCCCTGCTGTTGTATTTGTTAAGGACGGAGAGGCTGAATTGGTGGTCCAGCGTGAATCATTAATGGATCTGATTCGAAATGATCGCCTGTATACGAAGGTCTCTCTATAA
- a CDS encoding peptidylprolyl isomerase, whose amino-acid sequence MKKGQITLENGNKVVIEFFDKEAPGTVANFEKLANEGFYNGLTFHRVIPGFVAQGGCPHGTGTGGPGYTIKCETQGNPHKHVRGALSMAHAGKDTGGSQFFIGYDAFPHLDGVHTVFGQIIEGMEHVDKIQQGNKMTEVKVWEE is encoded by the coding sequence ATGAAAAAAGGTCAAATTACCCTAGAAAACGGCAATAAGGTTGTTATTGAATTCTTTGATAAAGAAGCTCCTGGCACCGTTGCAAACTTTGAAAAGCTAGCAAATGAAGGCTTTTACAATGGCCTAACCTTCCACCGTGTTATCCCAGGATTTGTTGCACAAGGCGGTTGCCCGCACGGAACAGGAACTGGCGGCCCTGGATACACAATCAAATGTGAAACACAAGGTAACCCACACAAACACGTTCGTGGTGCATTGTCGATGGCACATGCAGGTAAAGATACAGGCGGCAGCCAATTCTTTATCGGCTATGATGCATTCCCGCATCTAGACGGCGTTCATACTGTATTCGGGCAAATTATCGAAGGCATGGAGCATGTGGACAAAATTCAGCAAGGCAATAAAATGACTGAAGTGAAGGTTTGGGAAGAATAG
- a CDS encoding helix-turn-helix domain-containing protein codes for MSVSLTFTTLGELIRKKRIEMGISLSELGRMIGISKGVLSKIESGDTKRPELRTLKPIADALEIPYEEIIECYVEIEHRIEVLNDILQLCLEVSSSSLTTKVATKFLENSKEETYVLLEQVYNLANKAVNNEVRLSLYNTIIKYARVHGIPMYIAKPSLQKYLIERQDLKKMEESFKIGEEVVHYADFLTEEERIILYFRMALQAYAIKKYETCIELCQAGITLEKKDTELKARAYLAMINSYSDLHNYDSVEDLIDIFENFKHEFVRESSMITRAITKAKKKEYEIAIPMLKKFIDELSKDNKIHVVNELLGIYVHFNIVESIHEIINRERELLPDNAYTPYKLTSLARYYRQKAAFQISKGLLEEGMDSYINSITTYGKINDYNEIVECLQKIFEYFSKNSKPIDLHYVKQLEEAYNEINGKKSK; via the coding sequence ATGAGTGTAAGTCTAACTTTCACAACATTGGGGGAACTGATAAGGAAGAAAAGAATTGAAATGGGAATTAGCTTATCGGAATTAGGGAGAATGATAGGGATTAGTAAAGGGGTTTTATCAAAGATTGAATCTGGAGATACGAAACGTCCAGAGCTTCGGACATTAAAACCGATTGCAGATGCTTTAGAAATTCCTTATGAAGAGATCATTGAGTGCTATGTTGAAATAGAACATCGAATCGAAGTCTTAAATGATATATTGCAATTGTGTCTTGAAGTCTCAAGTTCTTCTTTGACGACTAAGGTGGCAACGAAATTCCTTGAAAATTCTAAGGAAGAAACATATGTATTATTAGAGCAGGTATATAATCTAGCCAATAAAGCCGTAAACAATGAGGTTAGATTGTCGCTGTACAATACAATTATTAAATATGCAAGAGTACACGGCATTCCCATGTACATAGCCAAACCGTCATTACAAAAATACCTAATCGAAAGACAAGATTTAAAAAAGATGGAGGAGTCATTTAAAATTGGTGAAGAGGTTGTTCACTATGCAGATTTTTTGACTGAAGAGGAGCGGATCATTTTATATTTTAGAATGGCGCTTCAAGCATATGCTATAAAAAAATACGAAACATGTATTGAACTATGTCAAGCTGGAATTACTCTTGAAAAAAAGGATACTGAGCTGAAGGCTAGAGCATATTTAGCTATGATTAACTCATATTCTGATTTACATAATTATGACTCTGTTGAAGATTTGATTGATATTTTCGAAAATTTTAAACATGAATTTGTTCGAGAATCATCCATGATTACACGAGCTATCACTAAAGCTAAAAAGAAAGAGTATGAGATAGCGATTCCTATGTTAAAAAAATTTATTGATGAATTAAGTAAGGATAATAAAATACATGTAGTAAATGAACTGCTTGGGATATATGTTCATTTTAACATTGTTGAGTCAATACATGAAATAATAAACAGAGAAAGGGAATTACTTCCGGATAATGCATATACACCGTATAAATTAACATCACTTGCAAGATATTACCGTCAAAAAGCTGCTTTTCAAATAAGCAAAGGACTTCTAGAAGAAGGTATGGATAGCTACATTAACAGCATAACGACATACGGGAAAATAAATGATTATAACGAGATAGTAGAATGCTTACAGAAAATTTTCGAATATTTCTCGAAAAATTCAAAGCCAATTGATTTGCACTATGTAAAACAGTTAGAAGAAGCGTATAATGAAATAAATGGAAAAAAGAGTAAGTGA
- a CDS encoding aspartyl-phosphate phosphatase Spo0E family protein has product MKTENSQLKNDLQKLIELLRKELEMLYYKEGSFVHPTVLQMSQQLDEYIVMFEKIRH; this is encoded by the coding sequence ATGAAAACAGAAAATTCTCAACTAAAAAATGATTTACAGAAGCTTATAGAACTCCTCCGTAAAGAATTAGAGATGTTGTATTACAAAGAAGGCTCATTTGTACACCCAACCGTACTACAAATGAGCCAACAACTAGATGAGTACATCGTTATGTTTGAGAAGATTAGACATTAG
- a CDS encoding DUF4367 domain-containing protein translates to MKKHFAGALLTLALLSIGFSVSANVENKPVQGYKIRSEEPSKVVTLQTIQNDLGFIMPKYVPESLTLKSVVQNDPPREITASELQNRLKTYDIFYSGSCEKGKVCNSLYMIVTEGNMHIGGAVKETEINGSKAEIQENENVINLSWKYKGLTYWVLAKKSETLTREEVLKFANSIVE, encoded by the coding sequence ATGAAAAAACACTTTGCTGGTGCATTATTAACCTTAGCTTTATTGAGTATAGGTTTCTCTGTCTCAGCCAATGTTGAGAACAAACCAGTACAAGGATACAAAATAAGAAGTGAAGAACCATCTAAGGTAGTCACATTGCAAACTATTCAAAATGATTTAGGTTTTATTATGCCTAAATATGTACCAGAGAGTCTTACCTTGAAATCTGTAGTACAGAATGATCCCCCTAGAGAAATTACAGCTAGTGAATTGCAAAATAGGCTTAAAACATACGATATTTTTTATTCTGGTTCATGCGAAAAAGGAAAGGTATGTAACTCTCTATATATGATTGTTACAGAAGGAAATATGCATATTGGTGGAGCCGTTAAAGAAACGGAGATTAATGGCTCAAAGGCTGAAATTCAAGAAAATGAAAACGTCATTAACTTGTCTTGGAAGTATAAAGGTCTAACATACTGGGTACTGGCTAAAAAATCAGAAACATTAACACGTGAAGAAGTTTTAAAATTCGCTAATTCTATCGTAGAGTAA